A region of the Kaistia geumhonensis genome:
GCGCGAATCGTCGATCCCAAGAGCGGTCTCGACGCGATCGGCAGCGTCTTGGTGGCGGACGGCCTCATCAAAGGCGTCGTGACTGGCGCGGCGCCGGGAACGCCGGAGGGTGCCGAGACGATCGAGGCACGCGGCAAGGCGCTGCTGCCGGGCCTCGTCGACATGCGCGTCTTCGTCGGCGAGCCGGGGGCGGAGCATCGCGAGACCTTCGCCTCTGCCGGCCAGGCGGCGGCGGCCGGCGGCGTCACGACCATCGTCACGATGCCCGATACCGATCCCGTCATCGACGACGTGGCGCTGGTCGATTTCATCGCCCGCCGCGCGCGCGACACCGCCGCCGTCAACGTGTTGCCCATGGCGGCGATCACCAAGGGCCTCAAGGGCCGCGAGATGACCGAGTTCGGCCTCCTCGGCGCCGCCGGCGCGGTCGGCTTCACGGATGGCCGCCACTCGATCACCAACGCACTCGTGCTGCGCCGCGCGCTCACCTATGCCCGCGATTTCGGCGCCCTCGTCATGCATCACCCGGCCGATCCCGACCTCGTCGGATCGGGCGTGATGAACGAGGGCGAGACGGCGACGCGGCTCGGCCTGCCGGGCATCCCGCGCGAGGCCGAGATCATCATGCTGGAGCGCGACATCCGCATCGCGGCACTGACCGGCGGCCGCTATCACGCCGCGCAGATATCGTGCGCCGCATCGCTGGAGGTCATCCGCCGCGCGAAGGCGGCGGGCCTTTCCGTATCCTGCGGCGTGTCGGCGACTCATCTCGCGCTCAACGAGCGCGATGTCGGACCCTACCGCACCTTCTACCGGCTGTCGCCGCCGCTGCGCGACGAGGACGACAGGCTGGCGATGATCGAGGGCGTCGCGGACCGGTCCATCGACGTCATCGTTTCCAGCCACGATCCGCAGGACGTCGATACCAAGCGCCATCCTTTCGCCGAGGCGGCCGACGGTGCCGTCGGCCTCGAGACCCTGCTCGCGGCCGCCCTGCGTCCTGTCCACAATGGTGAGGCGAGCCTCGCCTCGATCGTCAGGGCGCTGTCGACGCGTCCGGCCGAACTGCTCGGGCTTCCCTCGGGCCGGATTGCGGCCGGGGCTCCGGCCGACCTCATCCTGGTCGATCTCGAGAAGCCCTGGATCTGCGAAGCGGAACGGCTGCATTCGCGCTCCAAGAACACACCCTTCGAGGGCGCGCGCTTCGAGGGGCGGGTTCTGAGGACGCTCGTCGGCGGGCGTACGGTGTATAAGGACAGCGAGGCCTGAGCAGCAGGCCCGAACGAACCGGAGGCCGCGTTGGACCCAGTGATCGTCGCCGTGATCTCGTCGGCCGTGCTCGGCTACCTGCTGGGGTCGGTGCCGTTCGGCGTCATCCTTACGAAGCTGGCTGGAGCGGGCGACCTGCGCAGCATCGGCTCCGGCAATATCGGCGCCACCAACGTGTTGCGCACCGGCCGAAAGGGCCTTGCCGCCGCCACGCTTCTCGGCGACGCGCTGAAGGGCACTCTGGCGGTGGTGATCGCCTGGCGGTTCGGCGAGGCGGGCGCGCTTGCGGCGGCGCTGTTCGCCGTCCTCGGCCACATGTTCCCTATCTGGCTCGGCTTCAGGGGCGGCAAGGGCGTCGCAACCTATCTCGGCGTCCTGATCGGTGCCGGATGGCCCCTGGCCGTCGGCTTCGCCCTCGTGTGGATCGCGATGGCCGCTGCGCTGCGCTATTCCTCGCTCGCCGCGCTGACCGCGACGTTGCTGACCCCGGTTGCCTTCGCCGTCATGGGGCAATGGGCTCAGGCGGTCGTGTTCGCCATCCTCACGGCGCTCGTCTGGTGGCGGCACAGCGCCAATATCGGCCGCCTGATCGCCGGCAGCGAGAGCAAGATCGGCAGCAAGGGCTGATCTGCCGCTGTCGCTGCAACCTCTGGTTAACGATCCCGACGTCCCCTCTTCACTTGCGGCGCCATTGCCGGCACAATCGGTCGTGGCTGAACGAATCCTGCAAGCGGGGGTTGAGAGATGGACGGCAGATCGGAACTCAGTCGGTGACCGCGCTGCCACCGACAATGCCGCCGATCAGCCTGAGCGACCGGCAGCGGCTCGACTGGCTGAGGCTGATCCGCAGCGAGAACGTCGGTCCCGCGACATTCCGTGATCTGCTGCGTCATTTCGGGTCGGCGGCGGCCGCCCTCGAGGGCATTCCTGATCTCGTGAAGCGCAGCGGCCGGCGCATCCGCCTCGCCAGCCGCGAGGAGGCCGAGCGTGAACTTGCCGGGCATCTGGCGATCGGCGCGCGCATGGTCGCGATCAGCGATCCCGACTATCCGCAGTGGCTACGCGCGATAGACGCGGCGCCGCCCCTTCTGTCGATGCGCGGCGGCGGCGCGTCGCTGCTGGAGCGGCCGATGATCGCGATCGTCGGTGCCCGAAACGCCTCCGTCGCGGGCCGCAAGATCGCCGCGATGATCGCGGCCGAACTCGGCACGGACGGTTTCGTCGTCGCGTCCGGGCTCGCCCGCGGCATCGATGCGGCCGCTCACGAGGCCTCGCTCGCCGGGGGCACGGTCGCGGCCTTCGCCGGCGGTCTCGACCGGCTCTATCCTCCGGAGAACGCGGCCCTGGCCGACCGGATCATCGGCTCGGGCGGTGCGCATGTCTCCGAGATGCCGCTCGGCTGGGAGCCGCGGGCCCGCGATTTCCCGCGCCGCAACCGCCTGGTCTCCGGCATGGCGGCTGGGGTCGTCGTCGTCGAGGCGGCCGAGCGGTCCGGCTCACTGATCACGGCGCGCCTCGCCGGGCTTCAGGGGCGAATCGTCTGCGCCGTCCCGGGTTCGCCGCTCGATCCCCGCTCCTCGGGATCGAATCGTCTCATCAAGGATGGCGCCCATCTGGTCACGACGGCGCGCGACGTGGTCGAGGTCGTGGCCCCGATGCTGGGCCGCGTGGTTGCGCCGCCACCGGCCTGGGGGGAGGGCGACAGTGCTGCATCCCGCGCGATACGCCTGCCGGAGGACGGCGACCTCGCCGTGCTCATCGAGGCGCTCGGTCCGGTGCCAACCGCGATCGACGACATCATCCGCTTCACGGGGCTCGGGGCGGCAGTGGTTCAGGTGCTGCTGCTGGAGCTCGATCTCGCCGGCCGCATCGGGCGTCATTCCGGACAGCGGGTCTCGCTGATCGGGTAGCTAGGTGCCTGACAAAGGATCCGGCACGCTGTCGCCGGCTGAGGCTTCGCCGCGCGCCGCGTCATGTCCCGCGGCGCAGATCCTCCTCGACCATGCCGAGAAGATAGGCGACGAAGTCGAGTTCGGCGCTCGACGCGAGCCCCTTCAATTCGGCTGCCATACGTCCGATATAACGGATTGTCTCACCCCTGTCGGTCGGATCAGGCCTCTGGGGACGATTGTCCGGAGGCATTTCCGGAACTGTCATGATCAGCATCCTCAATCGATCGTGCGGCCTGGCCGCAATTGTCAGTCATACTGACATGATGCAATCAAAAGAAGCAAATACAACCGAATGCTCGCTATGATTGAGGTCGTCATCGTCGGGGCTTGATTGACAGGCTGGCAGCTTTCCCGGATTGTCCGGCTCGACCGCGCCCGGTGAAACCCCGAGTCCGGGCGGTGGCGCCCTCAGCGGCGCGACCCCATCCAATCTCCGCCGACCGGTCCTCTGACCGGTGGCCACACCGAACGGCACCGATGAATCTCGTCATCGTCGAATCGCCTGCGAAGGCGAAAACGATCAACAAGTATCTGGGCTCGGCCTACCAGGTCGTGGCGTCCTACGGCCATGTGCGCGATCTGCCCTCGAAGGACGGCTCCGTCCTGCCGGACGAGGACTTCGCGATGCAGTGGGAGGCCGATCCGAAATCGGCCAAGCGGCTTTCCGAGATGGCGACGGCGGCCAAGTCGGCCGACCGCATCATCCTCGCCACCGACCCCGACCGCGAGGGCGAGGCGATCTCCTGGCATGTGCTGGAGGTTCTGAAGCAGAAGCGCGTCCTCAAGGACAAGCCCGTCGAGCGCGTCGTCTTCAACGCGATCACCAAGCAGGCTGTCCTCGACGCGATGAAGAATCCGCGCCCGATCGATGCGGCGCTGGTCGATGCCTATCTCGCACGGCGTGCTCTCGACTATCTCGTCGGCTTCACGCTTTCGCCGGTGCTGTGGCGCAAGCTGCCAGGCGCACGGTCGGCCGGCCGCGTCCAGTCGGTGGCGCTGCGCCTCGTCTGCGATCGCGAGAACGAGATCGAGGTCTTCCGGCCGCGGGAATACTGGTCGCTGGTCGCCCGTCTCGCGACGCCGCGCGGCGACGAGTTCGACGCCCGCCTCGTCGGTGCCGACGGCAGGAAGATCGGCCGCCTCGATGTCGGCAATGCCGAGGACGCCGCGGCTTTCCGCACGGCGCTCGAGAACGGCCGCTATACGGTGGTCGATGTCGAGCAGAAGCCGGCGCGCCGCCACCCCTTCGCGCCCTTCACGACCTCGACCCTCCAGCAGGAGGCGAGCCGGAAGCTCGGCTTCGCGCCGAACCGGACGATGCAGATCGCCCAGCGCCTCTACGAGGGCGTCGATATCGGCGGCGAGACGGTCGGCCTCATCACCTATATGCGAACCGACGGCGTCGACATGGCGCCGGAGGCGGTCGCAGCCGTGCGCAAGGTGATCGGCGCGGACTTCTCGTCCCGCCATCTGCCGGACGTGCCGCGTCGCTATCAGGTGAAGGCCAAGAACGCGCAGGAGGCGCATGAGGCGATCCGTCCGACGTCGCCCGACCGCCGGCCGCGCGACGTCGCCCGCTACCTCGATCAGGAGCAGGCGAAGCTCTACGAACTCATCTGGAAGCGCACGATCGCGAGCCAGATGGAATCGGCCGAGCTTCAGCGCACCAGCGTCGACATCCTCGCCGAAGCGGGAGGGCGCAAGCTCGACCTTCGCGCGTCCGGTCAGGTCGTGACGTTCGAAGGCTTCCTCGCTCTCTACAACGAGGATCGCGACGACGACGGCGACGACGACGAGGGCCGCCTGCCGCGCATCGACAAGGGCGAGGCGCTCGCCAATCGCGGCATCTCGGCCACGCAGCACTTCACGGAGCCGCCGCCGCGCTACAGCGAGGCGACGCTGGTGAAGCGCATGGAGGAACTGGGCATCGGCCGTCCCTCCACCTATGCGGCGACACTCGGCGTGCTGCGCGACCGCGGCTATGTGCGGCTGGAAAAGAAGAAGCTCTTTCCCGAGGACAAGGGCCGCCTCGTGACGGCTTTCCTGCAGAGCTTCTTCTCGCGCTATGTCGAGTATGACTTCACCGCCGATCTCGAAGGCAAGCTCGACCAGATTTCGGCCGGCGACATCGC
Encoded here:
- the topA gene encoding type I DNA topoisomerase; translated protein: MNLVIVESPAKAKTINKYLGSAYQVVASYGHVRDLPSKDGSVLPDEDFAMQWEADPKSAKRLSEMATAAKSADRIILATDPDREGEAISWHVLEVLKQKRVLKDKPVERVVFNAITKQAVLDAMKNPRPIDAALVDAYLARRALDYLVGFTLSPVLWRKLPGARSAGRVQSVALRLVCDRENEIEVFRPREYWSLVARLATPRGDEFDARLVGADGRKIGRLDVGNAEDAAAFRTALENGRYTVVDVEQKPARRHPFAPFTTSTLQQEASRKLGFAPNRTMQIAQRLYEGVDIGGETVGLITYMRTDGVDMAPEAVAAVRKVIGADFSSRHLPDVPRRYQVKAKNAQEAHEAIRPTSPDRRPRDVARYLDQEQAKLYELIWKRTIASQMESAELQRTSVDILAEAGGRKLDLRASGQVVTFEGFLALYNEDRDDDGDDDEGRLPRIDKGEALANRGISATQHFTEPPPRYSEATLVKRMEELGIGRPSTYAATLGVLRDRGYVRLEKKKLFPEDKGRLVTAFLQSFFSRYVEYDFTADLEGKLDQISAGDIAWKDVLREFWQQFSFDVSETKELRVAQVLDALNELLGPHIFPERADGGDPRACPACGNGKLSLKLGKFGAFIGCSNYPECRYTRQLAVAGEDSAPGEGGEDGAKLGADGVRVLGKDPETGLDVTLRSGRFGVYVQLGEGEGKEKPKRSSLPKGWEAATLDLDRALALLALPREVGAHPEDGKPIQAGLGRYGPFVLHDGKYANLDSIDEVFSVGINRAVSVLAEKQARGPRAGRAGAEPLKTLGDHPTLGGPVTVHAGRYGPYVKHGAVNATIPKGTAPEAVSMETAVALIAERAGKTPVKAPRAARKATGEDGAAKKAPAKKAAAKSTTAKASTAKASTAKAATARKAPAKKAPAKKAAEA
- the dprA gene encoding DNA-processing protein DprA; the protein is MPPISLSDRQRLDWLRLIRSENVGPATFRDLLRHFGSAAAALEGIPDLVKRSGRRIRLASREEAERELAGHLAIGARMVAISDPDYPQWLRAIDAAPPLLSMRGGGASLLERPMIAIVGARNASVAGRKIAAMIAAELGTDGFVVASGLARGIDAAAHEASLAGGTVAAFAGGLDRLYPPENAALADRIIGSGGAHVSEMPLGWEPRARDFPRRNRLVSGMAAGVVVVEAAERSGSLITARLAGLQGRIVCAVPGSPLDPRSSGSNRLIKDGAHLVTTARDVVEVVAPMLGRVVAPPPAWGEGDSAASRAIRLPEDGDLAVLIEALGPVPTAIDDIIRFTGLGAAVVQVLLLELDLAGRIGRHSGQRVSLIG
- the plsY gene encoding glycerol-3-phosphate 1-O-acyltransferase PlsY — translated: MDPVIVAVISSAVLGYLLGSVPFGVILTKLAGAGDLRSIGSGNIGATNVLRTGRKGLAAATLLGDALKGTLAVVIAWRFGEAGALAAALFAVLGHMFPIWLGFRGGKGVATYLGVLIGAGWPLAVGFALVWIAMAAALRYSSLAALTATLLTPVAFAVMGQWAQAVVFAILTALVWWRHSANIGRLIAGSESKIGSKG
- a CDS encoding dihydroorotase, which codes for MSLSAIRAESRPLVITGARIVDPKSGLDAIGSVLVADGLIKGVVTGAAPGTPEGAETIEARGKALLPGLVDMRVFVGEPGAEHRETFASAGQAAAAGGVTTIVTMPDTDPVIDDVALVDFIARRARDTAAVNVLPMAAITKGLKGREMTEFGLLGAAGAVGFTDGRHSITNALVLRRALTYARDFGALVMHHPADPDLVGSGVMNEGETATRLGLPGIPREAEIIMLERDIRIAALTGGRYHAAQISCAASLEVIRRAKAAGLSVSCGVSATHLALNERDVGPYRTFYRLSPPLRDEDDRLAMIEGVADRSIDVIVSSHDPQDVDTKRHPFAEAADGAVGLETLLAAALRPVHNGEASLASIVRALSTRPAELLGLPSGRIAAGAPADLILVDLEKPWICEAERLHSRSKNTPFEGARFEGRVLRTLVGGRTVYKDSEA